Proteins encoded by one window of Arachis hypogaea cultivar Tifrunner chromosome 1, arahy.Tifrunner.gnm2.J5K5, whole genome shotgun sequence:
- the LOC112802633 gene encoding WAT1-related protein At5g47470 isoform X1, whose product MLSETKKPTKKSGRHILKLASFLIKRTLSNVKRMQGERLMEEVAIIGGLIGVQFMAAGNAVLMSFVMSLGLKSLTIVTFMSPATSLLLSPLAFYSERSLWPKKFSSKLILRLILLSLGGTTFQVLMLKGMNLTSPAMGTAMPNVAPGLIFIIAWIFRLEKVNIKSTYSRVKIMGTMLCVVGAFAMSIMQSMSTNAAKEDATLVHYISDPTAGDVFDKQKILGCIYLLLAISLLSSSLVLQAFIFRDFPAPISMCVITSFLGTFITAAFQFIEDHEIKTGLDVFSARNLIMYFLLEGAVNGVCISFSSWAIKKKGPVLVSMFSPIGTVCSAIFSVVTIGVTISVGSYGGMFIMFTGLYFFLWAKGKEEDIEGSGGKQGEHDIEKPLLE is encoded by the exons ATGCTCTCTGAAACGAAGAAGCCTACGAAGAAGAGTGGGAGGCACATTCTGAAACTTGCCTCGTTTCTTATTAAACGCACTCTCTCCAATGTAAAACGCATGCAG gGTGAAAGATTGATGGAAGAAGTAGCAATCATTGGAGGGTTGATTGGTGTGCAGTTTATGGCGGCAGGGAACGCTGTTTTGATGAGCTTTGTTATGTCTTTGGGACTCAAATCTCTCACCATTGTTACATTCATGTCCCCTGCTACATCTCTTTTGCTCTCCCCTCTTGCCTTCTACTCTGAAAG GAGCCTGTGGCCCAAGAAATTCAGTTCCAAGTTGATTTTGCGGTTGATCTTGCTTTCCTTGGGAGG GACAACATTCCAGGTTTTGATGCTGAAAGGAATGAATCTAACCTCACCAGCAATGGGGACTGCCATGCCAAATGTTGCCCCTGGACTTATCTTCATCATTGCTTGGATCTTTCG GTTGGAAAAAGTGAACATAAAATCGACATATAGTAGAGTAAAAATCATGGGGACAATGCTTTGTGTGGTAGGGGCTTTTGCAATGAGCATAATGCAAAGCATGTCCACCAACGCAGCCAAAGAAGATGCAACATTAGTTCATTATATATCAGATCCAACAGCAGGTGATGTCTTTGACAAACAGAAGATATTGGGTTGCATCTATCTTCTACTCGCAATCTCTTTATTGTCAAGTTCCCTAGTCTTGCAG GcttttatttttagagattttccGGCACCCATATCGATGTGCGTGATCACATCCTTTTTGGGCACGTTCATAACAGCAGCATTTCAATTCATTGAAGATCACGAAATCAAAACTGGTTTGGACGTTTTTAGTGCCCGAAACCTCATCATGTATTTTCTTCTG GAAGGTGCAGTAAATGGAGTGTGCATAAGCTTCAGTAGTTGGGCAATAAAGAAGAAAGGACCAGTTTTGGTGTCCATGTTCAGCCCCATTGGCACCGTTTGCTCTGCCATTTTCTCTGTTGTTACCATAGGAGTCACCATCAGTGTTGGAAG CTACGGGGGAATGTTTATAATGTTCACTGGGCTTTACTTTTTCCTTTGGgctaaaggaaaagaagaagacatcGAAGGCAGTGGTGGCAAACAAGGTGAACATGATATTGAGAAGCCTCTCTTAGAATGA
- the LOC112802633 gene encoding WAT1-related protein At5g47470 isoform X3: protein MEEVAIIGGLIGVQFMAAGNAVLMSFVMSLGLKSLTIVTFMSPATSLLLSPLAFYSERSLWPKKFSSKLILRLILLSLGGTTFQVLMLKGMNLTSPAMGTAMPNVAPGLIFIIAWIFRLEKVNIKSTYSRVKIMGTMLCVVGAFAMSIMQSMSTNAAKEDATLVHYISDPTAGDVFDKQKILGCIYLLLAISLLSSSLVLQAFIFRDFPAPISMCVITSFLGTFITAAFQFIEDHEIKTGLDVFSARNLIMYFLLEGAVNGVCISFSSWAIKKKGPVLVSMFSPIGTVCSAIFSVVTIGVTISVGSYGGMFIMFTGLYFFLWAKGKEEDIEGSGGKQGEHDIEKPLLE, encoded by the exons ATGGAAGAAGTAGCAATCATTGGAGGGTTGATTGGTGTGCAGTTTATGGCGGCAGGGAACGCTGTTTTGATGAGCTTTGTTATGTCTTTGGGACTCAAATCTCTCACCATTGTTACATTCATGTCCCCTGCTACATCTCTTTTGCTCTCCCCTCTTGCCTTCTACTCTGAAAG GAGCCTGTGGCCCAAGAAATTCAGTTCCAAGTTGATTTTGCGGTTGATCTTGCTTTCCTTGGGAGG GACAACATTCCAGGTTTTGATGCTGAAAGGAATGAATCTAACCTCACCAGCAATGGGGACTGCCATGCCAAATGTTGCCCCTGGACTTATCTTCATCATTGCTTGGATCTTTCG GTTGGAAAAAGTGAACATAAAATCGACATATAGTAGAGTAAAAATCATGGGGACAATGCTTTGTGTGGTAGGGGCTTTTGCAATGAGCATAATGCAAAGCATGTCCACCAACGCAGCCAAAGAAGATGCAACATTAGTTCATTATATATCAGATCCAACAGCAGGTGATGTCTTTGACAAACAGAAGATATTGGGTTGCATCTATCTTCTACTCGCAATCTCTTTATTGTCAAGTTCCCTAGTCTTGCAG GcttttatttttagagattttccGGCACCCATATCGATGTGCGTGATCACATCCTTTTTGGGCACGTTCATAACAGCAGCATTTCAATTCATTGAAGATCACGAAATCAAAACTGGTTTGGACGTTTTTAGTGCCCGAAACCTCATCATGTATTTTCTTCTG GAAGGTGCAGTAAATGGAGTGTGCATAAGCTTCAGTAGTTGGGCAATAAAGAAGAAAGGACCAGTTTTGGTGTCCATGTTCAGCCCCATTGGCACCGTTTGCTCTGCCATTTTCTCTGTTGTTACCATAGGAGTCACCATCAGTGTTGGAAG CTACGGGGGAATGTTTATAATGTTCACTGGGCTTTACTTTTTCCTTTGGgctaaaggaaaagaagaagacatcGAAGGCAGTGGTGGCAAACAAGGTGAACATGATATTGAGAAGCCTCTCTTAGAATGA
- the LOC112802633 gene encoding WAT1-related protein At5g47470 isoform X2 — protein MMMMMMQGERLMEEVAIIGGLIGVQFMAAGNAVLMSFVMSLGLKSLTIVTFMSPATSLLLSPLAFYSERSLWPKKFSSKLILRLILLSLGGTTFQVLMLKGMNLTSPAMGTAMPNVAPGLIFIIAWIFRLEKVNIKSTYSRVKIMGTMLCVVGAFAMSIMQSMSTNAAKEDATLVHYISDPTAGDVFDKQKILGCIYLLLAISLLSSSLVLQAFIFRDFPAPISMCVITSFLGTFITAAFQFIEDHEIKTGLDVFSARNLIMYFLLEGAVNGVCISFSSWAIKKKGPVLVSMFSPIGTVCSAIFSVVTIGVTISVGSYGGMFIMFTGLYFFLWAKGKEEDIEGSGGKQGEHDIEKPLLE, from the exons atgatgatgatgatgatgcaggGTGAAAGATTGATGGAAGAAGTAGCAATCATTGGAGGGTTGATTGGTGTGCAGTTTATGGCGGCAGGGAACGCTGTTTTGATGAGCTTTGTTATGTCTTTGGGACTCAAATCTCTCACCATTGTTACATTCATGTCCCCTGCTACATCTCTTTTGCTCTCCCCTCTTGCCTTCTACTCTGAAAG GAGCCTGTGGCCCAAGAAATTCAGTTCCAAGTTGATTTTGCGGTTGATCTTGCTTTCCTTGGGAGG GACAACATTCCAGGTTTTGATGCTGAAAGGAATGAATCTAACCTCACCAGCAATGGGGACTGCCATGCCAAATGTTGCCCCTGGACTTATCTTCATCATTGCTTGGATCTTTCG GTTGGAAAAAGTGAACATAAAATCGACATATAGTAGAGTAAAAATCATGGGGACAATGCTTTGTGTGGTAGGGGCTTTTGCAATGAGCATAATGCAAAGCATGTCCACCAACGCAGCCAAAGAAGATGCAACATTAGTTCATTATATATCAGATCCAACAGCAGGTGATGTCTTTGACAAACAGAAGATATTGGGTTGCATCTATCTTCTACTCGCAATCTCTTTATTGTCAAGTTCCCTAGTCTTGCAG GcttttatttttagagattttccGGCACCCATATCGATGTGCGTGATCACATCCTTTTTGGGCACGTTCATAACAGCAGCATTTCAATTCATTGAAGATCACGAAATCAAAACTGGTTTGGACGTTTTTAGTGCCCGAAACCTCATCATGTATTTTCTTCTG GAAGGTGCAGTAAATGGAGTGTGCATAAGCTTCAGTAGTTGGGCAATAAAGAAGAAAGGACCAGTTTTGGTGTCCATGTTCAGCCCCATTGGCACCGTTTGCTCTGCCATTTTCTCTGTTGTTACCATAGGAGTCACCATCAGTGTTGGAAG CTACGGGGGAATGTTTATAATGTTCACTGGGCTTTACTTTTTCCTTTGGgctaaaggaaaagaagaagacatcGAAGGCAGTGGTGGCAAACAAGGTGAACATGATATTGAGAAGCCTCTCTTAGAATGA